A region from the Algoriphagus machipongonensis genome encodes:
- a CDS encoding FAD-dependent oxidoreductase gives MNSIRILLCFLMLIFQLTGVKAQEYDLVIYGGTSAGVAAAIQASRMDKSVVLIEPSNRLGGLTTGGLGQTDIGNKQAIGGVSREFYQGIKTYYNQAENWKWQKKEEYKDGGQTTTAEGEDAMWTFEPSAALTVYQQMLDQEDVTVVYGERLLRTDQGVEKSNGKITSIQMESGKVFQGKMFMDATYEGDLMATAGVSYTVGREGNKKYKESLNGVQANYYAPTLENHVSRNAINHNFVPGVDPYIEKGNPDSGLLPFISLKGPGIDGMGDNKVQAYCFRMCMTDHPENRIPFEKPEGYDELDYELLFRNYEAGENSVPWINSSMPNRKTDTNNRAGFSTDFIGQNYDYPEASYEEREKIVEAHRKYQQGLMWTLAYHPRIPEKIRNEVSRWGTSKDEFEREDGWQNQLYVREARRMISDLVMTQHHCEGLEVVEDAIGLAAYGMDSHNIQRYVDANGFVQNEGNVEAHVGGPYPISYRSIVPKKSEAENLFVPVCVSASHIAFGSIRMEPVFMVLGQSAAIAASLAIDEGIAVQDLEYATLKNSLLKYKQRLK, from the coding sequence ATGAATTCCATCCGTATATTGCTTTGTTTTTTAATGTTGATATTCCAGTTGACCGGAGTAAAAGCTCAGGAATATGACCTGGTAATCTATGGAGGAACTTCTGCTGGGGTGGCAGCAGCAATCCAAGCCTCAAGGATGGATAAATCAGTAGTTTTGATTGAACCAAGTAATCGATTGGGTGGACTGACCACTGGAGGTCTAGGGCAAACGGATATTGGTAATAAACAGGCCATTGGTGGCGTTAGCAGGGAGTTTTACCAGGGAATAAAAACCTATTATAATCAAGCTGAAAACTGGAAATGGCAGAAAAAAGAAGAATATAAAGATGGAGGTCAAACCACCACAGCTGAGGGTGAGGATGCCATGTGGACCTTTGAGCCATCCGCAGCATTGACAGTTTACCAACAGATGTTGGATCAGGAAGATGTGACAGTTGTCTATGGTGAGCGCTTACTAAGAACAGATCAAGGAGTGGAGAAATCCAATGGGAAAATTACCTCCATTCAGATGGAAAGTGGAAAAGTATTCCAAGGTAAAATGTTTATGGATGCTACCTATGAAGGGGATTTGATGGCTACTGCTGGCGTTAGTTACACGGTAGGAAGGGAAGGAAACAAGAAGTACAAAGAATCACTCAATGGAGTTCAGGCAAATTATTATGCTCCTACCTTAGAGAATCATGTTTCCCGAAATGCCATCAATCATAATTTTGTCCCAGGGGTAGATCCTTATATAGAAAAAGGAAATCCCGATAGCGGATTGCTTCCCTTTATTTCTCTCAAAGGTCCCGGAATTGATGGTATGGGAGATAATAAAGTTCAGGCTTATTGCTTTAGAATGTGTATGACAGATCATCCAGAGAATAGAATTCCATTTGAGAAGCCTGAAGGTTATGATGAGTTAGATTATGAATTATTGTTTAGAAACTATGAGGCAGGAGAAAACTCTGTGCCTTGGATTAATTCATCTATGCCCAATAGAAAAACAGATACCAATAACCGAGCGGGATTCTCCACCGATTTCATTGGTCAAAATTATGATTATCCAGAGGCTAGTTATGAAGAGCGGGAGAAGATTGTAGAAGCCCATAGAAAGTACCAGCAAGGGCTAATGTGGACGCTTGCATATCACCCAAGAATTCCTGAAAAGATCCGAAATGAAGTTTCCCGATGGGGAACCAGTAAAGATGAATTTGAACGAGAAGATGGTTGGCAGAACCAGTTGTACGTCAGAGAAGCCAGAAGAATGATCAGTGACTTGGTCATGACTCAGCATCATTGTGAAGGGCTTGAGGTCGTGGAAGATGCCATTGGCTTGGCTGCTTATGGAATGGATTCCCATAATATCCAGCGCTATGTAGACGCGAATGGCTTTGTTCAAAATGAAGGAAATGTTGAAGCGCATGTAGGAGGCCCCTACCCGATCAGTTATAGATCTATTGTTCCCAAAAAGTCTGAGGCCGAAAACCTATTCGTCCCAGTATGTGTCAGCGCTTCACATATTGCTTTTGGCTCGATTCGTATGGAACCTGTTTTTATGGTTTTGGGTCAATCTGCAGCAATTGCAGCTTCTTTGGCGATTGATGAAGGGATTGCTGTTCAGGACTTGGAGTATGCTACATTAAAAAATAGTTTATTGAAATATAAGCAGAGGTTGAAGTAG
- the rffA gene encoding dTDP-4-amino-4,6-dideoxygalactose transaminase yields MQDAINRGKISGNGHYTHLCQDFFEKRYGFQKCLLTTSCTDALEMAAILLDIQPGDEVIMPAFTYVSTANAFVLRGAKIVFVDSKSDHPNMDETRIEELITPNTKAIVVVHYAGKACEMDAIMEIAERHDLFLVEDAAQAIDSFDGEKPLGGIGHLGCFSFHETKNIQCGEGGMLTINDPQFIQRAEIIWEKGTDRAAFFRGEKNKYGWVDIGSSFLPSELNAAYLWAQLENLDSIQERRKTIWEDYYHFFIHSDREASILQSTYLNQFQEVLEQESLWDSIHVPAIQSSSNAHAFYLVFDSQASRTRFIEGMLAKGILCIFHYQNLQNSEYYQSISSDQRPLPNADKYADCLVRLPLFYELGK; encoded by the coding sequence ATCCAAGACGCGATCAATCGTGGCAAAATCTCCGGAAATGGTCACTATACCCATCTCTGTCAGGATTTTTTTGAGAAACGGTATGGATTTCAAAAATGCCTTCTCACCACCTCCTGCACAGATGCCCTGGAGATGGCTGCTATTCTTTTGGATATCCAGCCAGGTGATGAGGTGATCATGCCGGCTTTTACCTATGTATCTACGGCGAATGCTTTTGTGCTCAGGGGAGCCAAAATAGTTTTTGTGGATAGTAAGTCTGATCATCCCAATATGGATGAAACTCGGATTGAAGAGCTAATTACTCCCAATACCAAAGCCATTGTTGTTGTCCATTATGCAGGAAAAGCCTGTGAAATGGATGCCATTATGGAGATTGCAGAGAGGCATGACCTATTTTTGGTGGAGGATGCAGCCCAGGCCATAGATAGCTTTGATGGAGAAAAACCTTTGGGAGGAATAGGACATCTGGGATGCTTCAGCTTCCATGAGACCAAAAATATCCAATGCGGAGAAGGAGGGATGCTAACGATCAATGATCCCCAATTCATCCAAAGGGCAGAGATAATCTGGGAAAAAGGAACGGATAGAGCAGCCTTCTTTCGTGGAGAAAAAAACAAATACGGTTGGGTAGATATAGGAAGTTCCTTTTTGCCATCCGAACTCAATGCTGCCTACCTCTGGGCTCAGCTGGAAAACCTAGATTCAATTCAGGAAAGAAGAAAGACGATTTGGGAGGATTACTATCACTTTTTTATCCATTCCGATAGAGAAGCTTCTATTCTACAGTCAACTTATCTAAATCAATTTCAGGAAGTTTTGGAACAAGAAAGTCTTTGGGATTCAATCCATGTTCCGGCAATTCAAAGCTCCTCCAATGCCCATGCATTTTATTTGGTGTTTGATAGCCAAGCATCTCGAACGCGATTTATAGAAGGTATGCTAGCAAAAGGAATTCTATGCATTTTCCATTACCAGAATCTGCAGAATTCAGAATATTATCAAAGCATCAGCTCAGATCAAAGGCCGTTGCCCAATGCAGATAAATACGCTGATTGCCTAGTACGATTGCCTTTGTTTTATGAGTTGGGAAAGTGA
- a CDS encoding ABC transporter ATP-binding protein has translation MSNTVIRVEDLSKRYRLGLKEKQADTLAGQVANLIKSPWQNLKRLRALNKFGVEDESVFWALKDINFEVMEGEVLGIIGKNGAGKSTLLKILSQITDPTSGKIEIRGRVASLLEVGTGFHPELSGRENIYMNGTILGMTRKEIDSKLDEIIDFSGVEKFIDTPVKFYSSGMKVRLGFSVAAHLEPEILIIDEVLAVGDYEFQKKCLGKMEDVAGQGRTVLFVSHNMGAIQNLTKNSILLESGKIKLRDSTRNVVDAYISLGFNYSVKNIEGESFFSKVIPLYLANDTAFRFNSELKFLIYFDQIKPLPSNFRIGFTISSIDDINIISGISNYLERDQNEMKYELTIKNSGLVEGNYKLSLSVGIGSLFEARKELEVCRDVSIFSIINSQVGGLSLFNWHKSYGMAVKNENDVTLTYRENNK, from the coding sequence ATGAGCAATACTGTAATTCGAGTAGAAGATCTTTCGAAGAGGTATAGGTTAGGTTTGAAAGAAAAGCAAGCTGATACCTTAGCTGGCCAGGTGGCAAACCTTATTAAATCGCCTTGGCAGAATCTTAAGAGACTTCGGGCCTTGAATAAATTTGGAGTGGAAGATGAATCTGTTTTTTGGGCGCTCAAAGACATCAATTTTGAGGTAATGGAGGGAGAAGTTTTAGGGATTATCGGAAAAAATGGCGCAGGTAAATCCACCCTACTGAAAATCCTCTCCCAGATTACAGACCCTACTTCTGGGAAAATTGAAATCCGTGGAAGGGTTGCTTCCCTCTTAGAGGTGGGAACTGGATTTCATCCGGAACTTTCAGGACGAGAAAACATCTATATGAATGGAACTATTCTGGGAATGACCCGAAAAGAAATTGATAGTAAACTGGATGAAATTATTGATTTCTCAGGAGTGGAAAAGTTTATTGATACACCAGTTAAGTTTTATTCTTCAGGTATGAAAGTCCGTTTGGGGTTTTCAGTAGCTGCTCATTTGGAACCTGAAATACTTATAATTGATGAAGTACTAGCTGTGGGAGATTATGAGTTTCAAAAGAAATGCTTAGGTAAGATGGAGGATGTAGCAGGTCAAGGTAGAACAGTATTGTTTGTAAGTCATAATATGGGAGCAATTCAAAACTTAACCAAAAATTCAATATTGTTAGAAAGTGGAAAAATTAAACTGCGTGATAGTACAAGAAATGTTGTGGATGCCTACATAAGTTTAGGATTTAATTATTCAGTAAAAAATATTGAAGGTGAGAGCTTTTTTTCTAAAGTGATTCCTTTATATCTTGCCAATGACACTGCTTTTAGATTTAATTCTGAATTAAAATTTCTAATTTATTTTGATCAAATAAAACCATTACCAAGCAATTTTAGAATTGGATTTACAATTTCCTCAATTGATGATATTAATATAATTTCTGGTATTTCGAACTATTTGGAAAGAGACCAAAATGAAATGAAATATGAACTTACAATTAAAAATTCTGGATTGGTTGAAGGAAATTATAAACTTTCATTATCTGTTGGAATAGGGAGTTTATTCGAGGCAAGGAAGGAGCTCGAAGTATGTAGAGATGTATCAATTTTTTCAATAATTAATTCTCAAGTAGGAGGGTTGTCTTTATTTAATTGGCATAAATCATATGGAATGGCTGTTAAGAATGAAAACGATGTAACCTTAACTTATCGTGAAAATAATAAATAG
- a CDS encoding glycosyltransferase family 10 domain-containing protein produces the protein MVLIKIKFVDHYNGFNPESDRIFTFLKRHFPVVLTESDPDFIIYSSWGSEHLHYDCPKIFYTGENHRPNFFLCDYALGFDFLNRTDYLRVPLYSILWYYDFSTLLFPKQQQILDQNPKTKFCCFVASNAGAMERNNFFKKLSNYLPVDSGGKVLNNVGGPVPDKIQFMKPYKFCIAYENSSYPGYVTEKIMDCFIAGCIPIYWGSTCIEKDFNPKRILNRLDYKSDEELIAEIKYLNENHSAYNEFIAQPIFTNNQFTEYFDESRLVKFFEKIFNGPSESRSKGIRKYIGLSLRFNKMIYSRIKKKLGYTGRVWY, from the coding sequence TTGGTACTTATTAAAATTAAATTTGTTGATCACTATAATGGATTTAATCCTGAATCGGATAGAATCTTTACTTTTCTAAAACGTCATTTTCCTGTTGTTCTTACAGAAAGTGATCCAGATTTTATTATTTATTCTTCTTGGGGTTCCGAACATTTACATTATGATTGTCCAAAGATCTTCTATACCGGTGAGAATCATCGGCCTAATTTTTTTCTTTGTGATTACGCTTTAGGTTTTGATTTCCTAAATAGAACAGATTATTTAAGAGTACCGCTATATTCGATATTATGGTATTATGATTTTTCTACATTACTATTTCCAAAGCAACAACAAATCCTAGATCAAAACCCCAAAACCAAATTTTGCTGCTTTGTCGCTTCCAATGCAGGGGCGATGGAACGAAATAATTTTTTTAAAAAGCTAAGCAACTACTTACCTGTAGATTCAGGAGGTAAGGTATTAAATAATGTCGGTGGGCCAGTTCCAGATAAAATCCAGTTTATGAAACCCTATAAATTTTGTATCGCATACGAAAACAGTTCATACCCCGGTTATGTGACTGAAAAAATCATGGATTGTTTTATAGCAGGTTGTATTCCGATTTATTGGGGGAGTACTTGCATAGAAAAGGATTTTAACCCTAAAAGGATTTTAAATAGGCTTGATTACAAATCAGATGAAGAATTGATTGCAGAAATAAAGTATTTGAATGAAAATCATTCAGCATATAATGAATTTATAGCTCAACCAATTTTCACAAACAATCAGTTTACTGAATATTTTGATGAAAGTAGATTAGTTAAATTTTTTGAAAAAATCTTTAATGGTCCAAGTGAGTCAAGATCTAAAGGCATTCGAAAATATATAGGTCTGTCACTTCGCTTTAATAAAATGATATATAGCCGAATAAAGAAAAAACTCGGATACACTGGACGTGTGTGGTACTAA
- a CDS encoding FkbM family methyltransferase has protein sequence MKLLINRILNKLGYSITKAPLVINGIKVEYNFLEKHSWIVKYNISTILDIGANKGQFAARFRILFPKAKIYSFEPIPEIFEHLCARFKLDENFKAFNLGLGNKSGKIDFFQNEFSDSSSAFPMKGLHKSNFPKTIHEKQIRIDVERLDDVMNDISFAQPLLIKIDVQGFEEMVILGGLKTLSKAEIVIVEVSFFELYENQVYFETIYNHMKSLFFSFKGNFEQLISPIDGCVLQADAIFVRDNV, from the coding sequence GTGAAGCTACTAATAAATAGAATTTTAAATAAACTTGGATACTCGATTACAAAGGCTCCTTTGGTGATTAATGGTATAAAAGTTGAATACAATTTCCTTGAAAAGCATTCATGGATTGTCAAATATAATATTTCTACAATTTTAGATATAGGAGCAAATAAGGGGCAATTTGCGGCAAGATTTCGGATACTATTTCCGAAGGCAAAGATTTATTCTTTTGAGCCAATTCCAGAAATTTTCGAACATTTATGTGCTCGATTTAAATTAGATGAAAATTTTAAAGCTTTCAATTTAGGCTTGGGCAATAAATCCGGGAAAATTGATTTTTTTCAAAATGAATTTTCTGATTCGTCAAGTGCTTTTCCAATGAAAGGTCTTCATAAAAGTAATTTCCCAAAAACAATTCACGAAAAGCAAATTAGAATTGATGTTGAGCGATTGGATGATGTTATGAATGATATTTCATTTGCCCAACCTTTACTTATTAAAATTGATGTTCAAGGCTTTGAAGAGATGGTAATACTAGGAGGACTAAAAACTCTTTCTAAAGCTGAGATTGTAATAGTTGAAGTGTCATTTTTTGAACTTTATGAAAATCAAGTCTACTTCGAAACTATATATAATCACATGAAAAGCTTATTCTTCAGTTTTAAAGGAAACTTTGAACAATTAATATCACCAATTGATGGATGCGTCCTTCAAGCAGACGCTATTTTTGTTAGAGATAATGTCTGA
- a CDS encoding class I SAM-dependent methyltransferase — translation MGIVSFSIPKNLVVKLIEFKKIDYFVETGTYKGGTCFWAAQYFEKVLTIEIDENISMQTSSKHNCPNNIEFFIGNSKDVLPDIVHSRIKNSSSFFWLDGHWCKGGSGKEEECPLLEELDAIKSLKDPVIFIDDARCFLGPLPSPHDSNQWPRVDDIFNKVSKIFPSHRFTIQDDVIMVIPQEYMSVFDSEWKKSFNDRFSNKKSVSLLDKIKNKIKLL, via the coding sequence ATGGGTATAGTTTCTTTTTCAATTCCGAAAAACTTGGTTGTTAAGTTAATTGAATTTAAAAAAATCGACTATTTCGTAGAAACAGGAACTTATAAAGGTGGTACATGTTTTTGGGCAGCTCAATATTTTGAAAAAGTACTTACTATTGAAATAGACGAGAATATTTCTATGCAAACTTCGTCAAAACATAATTGTCCAAATAATATTGAATTTTTTATTGGTAATAGTAAGGACGTTCTTCCTGATATAGTACATTCTAGAATTAAGAATAGCTCATCTTTTTTTTGGTTAGATGGACATTGGTGTAAAGGGGGAAGTGGTAAAGAAGAAGAATGCCCATTACTAGAAGAATTAGATGCTATTAAAAGCTTAAAAGATCCAGTAATATTTATTGATGATGCAAGATGCTTTCTAGGTCCTTTACCTTCTCCTCATGACTCTAATCAATGGCCTAGAGTTGATGACATATTTAATAAAGTAAGTAAAATATTCCCAAGCCATCGATTTACGATTCAGGATGATGTCATTATGGTTATTCCACAAGAATATATGTCTGTTTTTGATAGCGAATGGAAAAAGAGTTTTAATGACAGGTTTTCAAATAAGAAAAGTGTTAGCTTATTAGACAAGATTAAAAATAAGATTAAACTTTTGTGA
- a CDS encoding class I SAM-dependent methyltransferase, with translation MKIINRIKTYYNIFKNRNNVNRFLEIGPGESRLKGFETMNIVNSKVTDYILDARSKLPFPDETFDVIYASHILEHIPWYQTSYVLNEWQRILKRNGRLEIWVPNGYKIAKAFVDAENGYNYIEEDGWYKFNEIKDPCIWANGRIFTYGDGKGTLGHPNWHLSLFSSRYLKKLLIEAGFDKVRIMNSDEVRGYDHKWINLGVSGCKL, from the coding sequence GTGAAAATAATAAATAGAATAAAAACATATTACAATATTTTTAAAAATCGAAATAATGTAAATAGATTTCTTGAAATAGGGCCTGGAGAAAGTAGGTTGAAAGGATTTGAAACGATGAATATTGTAAATTCAAAAGTTACTGACTATATATTAGATGCTAGATCCAAATTACCTTTTCCAGATGAAACTTTTGATGTTATTTATGCAAGTCATATTTTGGAGCATATTCCATGGTATCAGACAAGTTATGTGTTAAATGAATGGCAACGAATATTAAAAAGAAATGGTAGATTAGAAATATGGGTTCCAAATGGATATAAAATTGCAAAAGCTTTTGTAGATGCCGAAAATGGATATAATTATATCGAAGAAGATGGGTGGTATAAATTTAATGAAATTAAAGACCCTTGTATATGGGCAAATGGAAGAATTTTTACTTATGGTGATGGAAAAGGAACTCTTGGTCACCCGAATTGGCATTTATCTTTATTTTCGTCTCGGTATTTAAAAAAATTATTAATTGAAGCGGGGTTTGATAAGGTAAGAATTATGAATTCTGATGAAGTTAGAGGGTATGACCACAAATGGATAAATTTAGGTGTATCGGGTTGCAAGTTATAA
- a CDS encoding sulfotransferase family 2 domain-containing protein, with product MAIRFLFIRKSKPYQYLKDKFLYGRAYIQYKLNPYPEEVGENPIFIFNHIPKCGGTSLVLILGKWFYLRKDYSPLDIKYPNRNDFLDAYENFKNSQPEIFYLKPWEIIVGHYYISEIRLSERFPGIYNNLNVNKITFVRDPLSHHLSLFKFGKERGHNFVKGMELTDYLHEDSNYMAKSLECTQENYKSIIDSYFFVGIVERYDDSIKVLSKLLGKDQRIDIPNKNTTNSKSLYQNLSKEDIDLFKINNSLDYNIYNYCNSIFNNNYCNILD from the coding sequence TTGGCAATAAGATTTCTCTTTATTCGTAAAAGTAAGCCTTACCAATATTTAAAGGATAAATTCCTGTACGGTAGGGCTTATATCCAGTATAAATTAAATCCATATCCAGAAGAAGTAGGAGAGAATCCTATTTTTATTTTTAACCATATACCGAAATGTGGAGGGACTAGTTTGGTATTAATTTTAGGTAAATGGTTTTACTTGAGAAAGGATTATTCTCCACTTGATATTAAATATCCTAACAGGAATGATTTTTTGGACGCCTATGAAAACTTTAAAAATTCTCAACCTGAAATATTTTATTTAAAACCATGGGAAATCATAGTTGGACACTACTATATTTCTGAGATTAGATTGAGTGAAAGATTTCCAGGTATATATAACAACTTAAATGTAAATAAAATAACTTTTGTTAGAGACCCATTAAGTCATCATCTTTCCTTATTTAAATTTGGAAAAGAAAGAGGTCATAATTTTGTTAAAGGCATGGAACTTACAGATTATCTTCATGAGGACAGTAATTACATGGCAAAATCCCTTGAATGTACTCAGGAAAATTATAAATCAATTATTGATAGTTATTTTTTTGTTGGAATAGTTGAAAGATATGATGATTCTATTAAGGTACTTTCAAAATTGTTGGGAAAGGATCAGAGAATAGATATACCTAATAAAAACACAACTAATTCAAAAAGTCTCTATCAAAATCTTTCAAAAGAAGATATTGATTTATTTAAAATTAATAATTCCTTGGATTACAATATCTATAATTATTGTAATTCAATATTTAATAATAATTATTGTAATATTTTAGATTAA
- a CDS encoding glycosyltransferase produces MSDRIDLSIIIPNFNSGKFLENTLSSIFLKKTCFSFEVLIIDNNSSDNPFQYVKKFPLESILFCSDKDNGVYEAMNKGVKLAKGNWIIFLGAGDELKVESVNQIEFNPLQNLKLIYGNTLLLKNKKTYDGEFSLLKLMKRNISHQAIFYHHSLFLENGSFDTEYRIAADYMYNLKVFLNTSIKVQYVPLVVSHFLGGGLSDIKRDDLFQENKLLLINKLVLKSLSWNGFISLISYNLYYLKKFIQFRIG; encoded by the coding sequence ATGTCTGATAGAATTGATCTCTCTATTATTATTCCAAATTTTAACTCTGGTAAATTTCTAGAGAATACTTTAAGTAGTATTTTTCTTAAAAAGACTTGTTTTTCATTTGAAGTTTTGATTATTGATAATAATTCTTCTGATAATCCTTTTCAATATGTTAAAAAGTTTCCCTTAGAATCTATTCTGTTTTGTTCTGATAAGGATAATGGTGTTTATGAGGCAATGAATAAAGGAGTGAAATTAGCAAAAGGAAATTGGATTATTTTTTTGGGAGCAGGAGACGAATTAAAAGTTGAATCAGTAAATCAAATCGAATTCAACCCATTACAGAATTTGAAACTTATATATGGAAATACCTTACTTCTTAAAAACAAAAAAACGTATGATGGAGAATTTAGCCTTTTGAAATTAATGAAGCGAAATATATCGCATCAAGCTATTTTTTATCATCATTCTCTTTTTCTAGAAAATGGTAGTTTCGATACAGAATATAGAATAGCTGCAGATTATATGTATAATTTAAAAGTCTTTTTAAATACATCAATAAAAGTTCAATATGTACCCTTAGTAGTTTCTCATTTTTTAGGAGGTGGGCTTTCAGATATTAAAAGAGATGACTTATTTCAGGAAAATAAATTATTGTTAATAAATAAATTAGTTTTAAAAAGCTTAAGTTGGAATGGTTTTATTTCTCTCATTAGTTATAATCTTTATTATTTAAAGAAATTTATTCAATTTAGAATTGGTTAA
- a CDS encoding glycosyltransferase, giving the protein MVKIDISVVLLTYNQEAYVNKSIDSILNQKFSGSLEIIVVDDCSDDHTFEIIQSKKPINSVLIRTYSNKVNLGLAKNYEKAIFKANGKYIAYLEGDDYWTDPFKLQKQFEFLEKHPECVLSFHDFVTIDKNDKIISDKNLLNKSIKKNRSKKEMVMGCLIHQNTMVFRNVVRKFPLGFFKARNHDTFFISFLSNWGTAGYVECDPLHYRIIENSLWSSLSTRKKHINGLITYLWIFSIVKPSFYFVLLNKILLKMKYILLRF; this is encoded by the coding sequence TTGGTTAAGATTGATATTTCAGTTGTATTGCTAACTTATAATCAAGAAGCATATGTGAATAAATCAATAGATTCTATTCTTAACCAAAAGTTTTCTGGGTCTTTGGAAATAATAGTAGTAGACGATTGTTCTGATGATCATACTTTTGAAATAATTCAATCTAAAAAGCCTATTAATTCCGTCTTGATTCGAACCTATTCAAATAAGGTTAATCTTGGACTAGCTAAAAATTATGAAAAAGCCATCTTCAAAGCTAATGGAAAATATATTGCATACCTTGAAGGTGATGATTATTGGACCGATCCTTTTAAGCTTCAAAAACAATTTGAGTTTTTAGAGAAACACCCTGAATGTGTGCTCTCATTTCATGATTTTGTGACAATTGATAAAAATGATAAAATAATTTCTGATAAGAACCTTCTTAATAAATCTATTAAAAAAAATAGAAGTAAAAAGGAAATGGTAATGGGCTGCTTAATACATCAAAATACGATGGTTTTTAGAAATGTGGTTAGAAAATTTCCATTGGGTTTTTTTAAGGCAAGAAATCATGATACTTTTTTTATATCCTTTTTATCAAATTGGGGAACGGCAGGATATGTTGAATGCGACCCTCTTCATTATAGGATAATTGAAAATTCTTTATGGTCAAGTTTGTCAACAAGAAAGAAGCATATTAATGGATTAATCACTTATTTATGGATTTTTTCTATTGTAAAGCCAAGTTTTTATTTTGTACTACTAAATAAAATTTTACTTAAAATGAAATATATCTTATTAAGATTTTAA
- a CDS encoding FkbM family methyltransferase — protein sequence MKRVVYNRFRNLIFRFINALGSFFDFSVTSRVEKENVLKLIELLHPKISNKPLIRLGPARDGGYLIPDDLEGISACFSPGVDLESGFEYNLAEHGINVYMCDYTVEKPKLYHPNFHFIKKHLSSKNNDQFMTIDTWVNEVLPNDKSSDLILQMDIEGFEFECIFSLSQSLLNRFRIIVIEFHEIHRLFDKSYFKFFKAAIEKLLENHSVVHIHPNNIKTPKKINGIELYHFMEFTFVRNDHVKLESFSKEFPNHLDRDNTFNKGVILSNNWFR from the coding sequence GTGAAAAGAGTAGTCTATAATCGATTTCGGAATCTAATATTTAGATTTATTAATGCATTGGGGAGTTTTTTTGATTTCTCAGTTACGTCAAGAGTTGAAAAAGAAAATGTTCTAAAATTAATAGAACTTCTTCATCCTAAAATATCTAATAAACCTTTAATAAGGCTTGGTCCTGCCAGAGATGGTGGGTATTTAATTCCTGACGATTTAGAAGGCATAAGTGCTTGTTTTTCTCCTGGTGTTGATTTGGAATCTGGATTTGAGTATAATTTAGCTGAACATGGAATTAATGTTTATATGTGTGACTATACAGTCGAAAAACCTAAATTATATCATCCCAATTTTCATTTTATCAAAAAACACTTGTCATCAAAAAACAATGATCAATTTATGACAATTGATACTTGGGTAAATGAAGTTCTTCCTAATGATAAGTCGTCTGACCTTATTCTTCAGATGGATATTGAAGGGTTTGAATTTGAATGTATATTTTCTTTATCTCAATCTTTACTTAATCGGTTTAGAATTATTGTGATTGAATTTCATGAAATACATCGTTTGTTTGACAAAAGTTATTTCAAATTTTTTAAAGCTGCAATTGAAAAGTTATTAGAAAATCACAGTGTTGTCCATATTCATCCTAATAACATCAAAACTCCAAAAAAAATAAATGGAATTGAATTATATCATTTTATGGAATTTACTTTTGTTAGAAATGATCATGTTAAATTAGAATCTTTTTCTAAAGAATTTCCTAACCATTTGGATAGAGATAATACATTCAATAAAGGTGTTATTTTATCTAATAATTGGTTTAGATAA